The genomic window CTGGAAAATCAGTGTTATCTCCAAGTAAAAATTTAGGTAATTCCATATCTATTTATTTTTTTTAATGGTTATTTTTTAGCCACAGATTATACAGATTAAAAGGATTTCTCCTGACTTTAGACTTTATGATCTTTGACTTGTTTTTATTCAAATTTAGTTATTTGAAACTGACTTGGTAATCAATTTCTTTGTTAAGTAATGAAAACGAATGTATAAACAAATTGCCGCTGCGGTTAAACCTGCCAAAAGTCCGATCCAAACTCCTTGCGCCTTTAATTCGGTGTGTTCTCCTAAATAATACGAAATCGGAAAACCAATAACCCAATAGGCCACAAAAGTAATGTACATTGGTACTTTTACATCCTGCAATCCGCGCAATGCTCCTAAAACCACAACTTGTATTCCGTCAGAAATCTGGAAAATTGCTGCAATTAAAAGCAGTTTTGAAGCAATTCCTATCACTTCTTCGTTATCTAAAATTTGTCCTGTATTTTCCATATTCAAGAAAATATATGGCAGATAGTCGTGGAAAACGATAAAGAAAATCGCAAAAATGGTTTCTAAAATTATAGCAAGCAAAAAGATAGAACGTGCCACAACAATTAGTTTTTTATAATCCATCAAACCTCTCTGATTGCTGACACGAACCATAGAAGTAACGCTTAATCCCATTGCAAACATAAAAGTCATCGATGCCAAACTCAAAGCAATTTGATTTGCCGCCTGACTTGTTTTTCCAATATTCCCACAAAGCCAGATAGAGGCTGTAAATAAAACCACCTCAAAAAGCATCTGCATTGCAGAAGGAAATCCGATGCTGATAATCTTATTTATAGTTGCCTTTTTTATTTCATTAAAACTAAATCCTTTAAAAAAGCGCTTTAAATCATCTCTTCTCGAAAGCATAATATGCATGAACATTACCAAAAATATTCTTGAAATCACCGTTCCTAAAGCAGCGCCGATAATTCCCATTTTTGGAAAAATCCAAATTCCGTAAATTAAAACATAGTTTATACCAACGTGAAGAACGTTTGCCATTACCATGGCATACATAGAATATTTGGTTAATGACATTCCGTCTGCAAACTGTTTATATCCCTGATACATTACCAACGGAATTAGAGAAAAAGCCACCCAGCCTAAATAAGGTTTTGCTAATACAATAACATCTGCTGGCTGTTTCAGCAATTCCATTATTGGTTTGGCAAACATAATTACCGTAAAAA from Flavobacterium sp. KACC 22763 includes these protein-coding regions:
- a CDS encoding MATE family efflux transporter, yielding MNLKQYTKEFSYNLRLAYPVILGMVGHTLIGIVDNIMVGKIGSTELAAVSLGNSMIFIAMSLGIGFSTAITPIVAEGDAEKNDTKIRSAFHHGLFLCTILGVVLFTVIMFAKPIMELLKQPADVIVLAKPYLGWVAFSLIPLVMYQGYKQFADGMSLTKYSMYAMVMANVLHVGINYVLIYGIWIFPKMGIIGAALGTVISRIFLVMFMHIMLSRRDDLKRFFKGFSFNEIKKATINKIISIGFPSAMQMLFEVVLFTASIWLCGNIGKTSQAANQIALSLASMTFMFAMGLSVTSMVRVSNQRGLMDYKKLIVVARSIFLLAIILETIFAIFFIVFHDYLPYIFLNMENTGQILDNEEVIGIASKLLLIAAIFQISDGIQVVVLGALRGLQDVKVPMYITFVAYWVIGFPISYYLGEHTELKAQGVWIGLLAGLTAAAICLYIRFHYLTKKLITKSVSNN